In Aedes albopictus strain Foshan chromosome 3, AalbF5, whole genome shotgun sequence, the following are encoded in one genomic region:
- the LOC134291847 gene encoding protein PFC0760c-like has protein sequence MSQYRKNTLVVDFGVLPRRPALEEAEKFLKCFVKLDMADVRSIQIHNIKNCLFIEMNDPGVAPRLQKLHHLQHCFVLEGVKYYIPVYVDGPTTTVRIHDLPPQMCNNSIADHLQQYGRVISIHNEVWKNFFSGIPNGVRVVRMRLDKPIPSHIVVNSHGTYVSYPNNSDQQAIRSTKQKQQKTPSSSVKGQKNDDNQCDTIEPEAARSDRDGGDDDDNDNDDGNTDVENENDVNLETDSAKRRLSTESTNGTRDENLAKRSCNENVQNSGSTWKVITRSKKKNMS, from the coding sequence ATGTCACAATACAGAAAAAACACGTTGGTAGTGGATTTTGGTGTCTTGCCAAGGCGCCCCGCTTTGGAAGAagcggaaaagttcctgaagtgtTTTGTAAAACTTGATATGGCTGATGTTAGGAGCATTCAGATCCATAACATCAAAAACTGCCTATTTATCGAGATGAACGACCCTGGTGTAGCCCCGCGGCTACAAAAACTGCATCATCTACAACACTGCTTCGTTCTCGAGGGAGTAAAATACTACATACCGGTATACGTGGATGGTCCAACAACGACCGTGAGGATTCACGATCTTCCGCCGCAAATGTGCAACAACTCCATCGCCGACCACTTGCAGCAGTACGGGAGAGTGATCTCCATTCACAACGAAGTGTGGAAGAACTTCTTCTCGGGGATACCCAATGGTGTGCGCGTCGTTCGGATGCGGTTGGATAAACCGATACCGTCGCACATTGTTGTGAACAGCCACGGCACGTACGTTAGCTACCCTAACAATAGCGATCAACAAGCGATCCGTAGCACTAAACAAAAGCAACAAAAAACACCATCCAGCTCGGTCAAGGGACAGAAAAACGACGATAACCAGTGCGATACAATTGAACCAGAAGCGGCTAGATCTGATAGAGacggtggtgatgatgatgacaacGATAACGATGATGGAAATACCGATGTTGAAAACGAAAACGATGTGAACCTGGAGACCGATTCTGCGAAGCGGCGGTTGTCAACCGAGTCAACGAATGGAACGCGAGACGAAAATTTAGCCAAGCGATCGTGCAACGAGAATGTTCAAAATTCCGGTTCTACTTGGAAAGTGATCACGAgatcgaagaaaaaaaatatgtcatag